In one window of Drosophila ananassae strain 14024-0371.13 chromosome XR, ASM1763931v2, whole genome shotgun sequence DNA:
- the LOC123257660 gene encoding uncharacterized protein LOC123257660 has protein sequence MAAERSGLICPKGPLDERLDQLLRQFWEVETCTDPIVKASKKELDCESHFVKNFVRLYERKLSHQPELLTQYSAFIKEYLNLGHMSLVPPELHRDCKYFLPHHCVLKKDSTTTKLRVVFGSFAVTTSCYSLNDILMAGSVIQPKVFYILLRFRSHPVALTGDICKMYRCVRMASSDSFLQCILWRDSPLEELQTYKLDTVTYGTKPASYLSVRAMHQLAKDEVEDFPVGSEILFRDFYVDHLISGGSSKEEVVGILGQISALLCKGEFQLRKWCSNIPRTVLDGVSKGDRESYLTFDDGNFTKTFGLAWDLSTDQLLLSISALQSTSKLSYHQ, from the exons ATGGCTGCTGAGCGGTCGGGACTGATCTGCCCAAAGGGGCCTTTAGATGAGCGGCTCGATCAACTTCTTCGAcagttctgggaagtggaaaccTGCACCGATCCAATTGTGAAGGCGTCAAAGAAAGAACTGGATTGCGAGAGTCACTTTGTTAAAAACTTCGTGCG GCTCTACGAGAGGAAACTGTCTCATCAGCCCGAACTGCTCACTCAGTATTCGGCCTTCATAAAGGAGTATCTTAacctaggtcatatgtccctGGTTCCGCCGGAGTTGCATCGAGActgcaaatattttctgccacatcactgtgtGCTAAAGAAGGACAGCACTACGACGAAACTTAGAGTGGTGTTCGGCAGTTTCGCTGTTACCACCTCCTGTTATTCTTTGAATGACATATTAATGGCTGGGTCGGTCATCCAACCTAAGGTTTTTTACATCCTGCTGAGGTTTCGTTCGCATCCGGTAGCGCTGACTGGCGACATTTGTAAGATGTACCGTTGTGTGAGGATGGCGTCGTCTGACAGCTTCTTGCAGTGTATTCTGTGGCGAGATTCCCCTCTGGAGGAGctacaaacatataaattggacACTGTTACATATGGAACAAAGCCTGCGTCCTATCTATCCGTACGAGCGATGCACCAATTAGCTAAGGACGAGGTGGAAGACTTTCCAGTGGGATCCGAAATCTTGTTTCGAGATTTTTACGTTGATCATCTCATTTCTGGTGGCAGCTCCAAGGAGgaggttgttggcattttaggGCAGATTTCAGCGCTTTTGTGTAAGGGCGAGTTTCAGCTGCGGAAATGGTGCTCTAATATCCCTAGGACTGTGTTGGACGGCGTGTCTAAAGGGGATCGTGAGTCTTATCTAACTTTTGATGACGGCAACTTCACGAAAACGTTTGGATTGGCTTGGGATCTCTCCACAgatcagctgctgctttcgATTTCTGCTCTTCAGTCCACTTCGAAGCTGTCCTATCATCAATAA